The Deltaproteobacteria bacterium genome includes a window with the following:
- the rpoB gene encoding DNA-directed RNA polymerase subunit beta has product MSEFRKYFGRIKKILEIPNLIDIQKKSYEKFLQKDIHPLKRGAFGLQGAFRSVFPISDFSGKCSLEFVSYKIGNVRYDVKECIQKGMTYAAPLKIVVRLVVFDTDRGSGHKTIRDIKEQEIYFGEIPLMTDNGTFIMNGTERVIVSQLHRSPGIFFDHDKGKTLASGKLIYSARIIPIRGSWLDFEFDSKDLLYVRIDRRRKMPVTILFKAMGNSMDSLLSYFYNIEKVFIQDKKIFIVVEESLIGEKAPEDVKDPGTGEVIIKKARKLTKGHIKKMVELNINRIQVKDDDIIGKVLASNVMDPETGEVLLRCNEELTLDGLERVREKGIQELQFISIDEERANASIRDTLLIDKIENAEEAIIEIYRRLRPSNPPTPETAHKFFNGLFFDPTSYDLSDVGRAKMNYKLRLDTPIDMTVLRKEDILAAVKYLIDLKNGFGDCSVDDIDHLGNRRIRSVGELIENQYRIGLVRIERAIKERMSLQDIETMMPHELINAKPVSAVVNEFLGSSQLSQFMDQTNPLSEITHKRRLSALGPGGLTRERAGFEVRDVHPTHYGRICPVETPEGPNIGLIVSLSTYARVNAFGFIETPYRLVRDGKVLDEVRYLTAIEEEKSIIAPADIPLDGEGRFIGELVSARKGSDFISVPPAEINLMDVSPDQLVSVAAASIPFLEHDDANRALMGSNMQRQAVPLLRPEAPLVGTGMEAIVARDSGAVVLARRAGVVEHVDASRIVIKCDGDGQDESDTGVDIYNLVKYQRSNQDTCFNQKPIIKKGDWVNKLDIIADGPATDTGELALGRNVMVAFMSWGGYNYEDSILVSERLIKDDIYTSIHIEEFETMARDTKLGKEEITRDIPNVGEEALRNLDESGIVRMGVFVKSGDILVGKITPKGETQLSPEEKLLRAIFGEKASDVRDTSLRVPPGVEGTVIDAKVFTRKGAERDHRSQFIEDEAMKDLCKDRDDEIRIITESVKNNIAGMLIGKTSASKLVDPKKKKILLKKGDAIEGDDLEKIPFSFWKEISLVDGEATEEKINSLFANYERKKEIVEAYFEEKIDKLKAGDELPPGVIKMVKVYIAIKRGLSVGDKMAGRHGNKGVLSRILPDEDMPYFKDGTPVDIILNPLGVPSRMNVGQLLETHLGWAAKGLGEKISAMLEKHYSTDKLKQELKNIYSSSDFDSFIDGLSEDKLKAFVRKLKRGVLVATPVFDGADESEIRNILKMVDLPENGQTILFDGRTGEPFSQEVTVGMIYMLKLHHLVDDKIHARSIGPYSLVTQQPLGGKAQFGGQRLGEMEVWAMEAYGAAYALQEFLTVKSDDVAGRTRIYEAIVKGEHTFEPGLPESFNVLVKELQSLCLDVELIEEE; this is encoded by the coding sequence ATGAGCGAATTTAGAAAATATTTTGGCCGTATAAAAAAGATCCTGGAAATACCCAATCTGATAGATATCCAGAAGAAGTCCTACGAGAAATTTCTTCAGAAGGATATTCATCCATTGAAACGAGGCGCCTTTGGACTTCAGGGTGCATTCAGGAGCGTTTTCCCAATCTCTGACTTTAGCGGGAAATGTTCCCTCGAATTCGTAAGTTACAAGATTGGGAACGTGAGATATGACGTGAAGGAATGTATCCAAAAGGGTATGACCTATGCGGCGCCTCTGAAGATTGTGGTGAGGCTGGTTGTCTTTGATACCGATCGAGGTTCCGGGCATAAAACAATCCGGGATATCAAGGAACAGGAAATCTACTTCGGAGAAATCCCATTGATGACGGATAATGGTACCTTCATAATGAACGGTACGGAAAGGGTCATCGTCAGTCAGCTTCATAGATCGCCGGGTATATTCTTTGATCATGATAAAGGAAAAACTCTTGCCAGTGGGAAACTCATTTATTCGGCAAGGATTATACCAATAAGGGGTTCCTGGCTGGATTTTGAGTTTGATTCCAAAGACCTCCTCTATGTCAGGATTGACAGGCGTAGAAAGATGCCTGTGACGATCCTTTTTAAGGCTATGGGAAACTCTATGGATTCCCTCCTCAGTTATTTTTACAACATAGAGAAAGTGTTCATACAGGATAAAAAGATTTTTATTGTGGTGGAAGAATCCCTCATAGGAGAGAAAGCCCCGGAAGATGTCAAAGATCCTGGAACCGGTGAAGTGATAATTAAAAAGGCCAGAAAATTGACCAAAGGCCATATTAAAAAGATGGTCGAACTGAACATCAATCGGATACAGGTTAAGGACGACGATATCATTGGAAAAGTTCTTGCTTCAAATGTAATGGATCCGGAAACAGGCGAGGTATTACTCCGGTGTAATGAAGAATTAACGCTTGATGGTCTGGAGCGGGTGCGCGAAAAAGGGATTCAGGAACTTCAATTTATTTCCATCGATGAGGAAAGGGCCAATGCCTCCATCAGGGATACGCTCCTGATTGACAAGATTGAAAATGCCGAAGAGGCCATAATAGAGATATACAGAAGGCTACGACCAAGTAACCCTCCCACACCAGAGACGGCGCACAAGTTTTTCAACGGTCTCTTTTTTGATCCCACGAGTTACGACCTTTCCGATGTAGGAAGGGCAAAGATGAATTACAAGCTTCGCCTTGACACTCCCATAGATATGACGGTCCTGCGAAAGGAGGATATCCTGGCTGCCGTTAAATACCTGATTGATCTTAAAAACGGTTTCGGTGACTGCAGTGTCGATGATATTGATCATCTAGGTAACCGCAGAATCCGATCGGTGGGAGAACTTATTGAAAATCAATATAGAATAGGGTTGGTTAGAATTGAGAGGGCCATTAAGGAGAGAATGAGTCTCCAGGACATCGAAACTATGATGCCCCACGAGCTTATCAATGCCAAGCCGGTATCTGCTGTCGTAAATGAGTTTCTTGGGAGCAGTCAGCTTTCTCAGTTTATGGATCAGACAAATCCACTTTCCGAAATTACCCATAAGAGAAGGCTTTCCGCTCTTGGTCCTGGTGGTCTCACCCGTGAAAGAGCTGGATTCGAGGTCAGGGATGTGCACCCCACCCACTACGGTCGTATCTGCCCCGTTGAGACACCGGAGGGGCCTAATATTGGTCTTATTGTTTCTCTCAGCACATATGCAAGGGTGAATGCCTTTGGTTTTATAGAAACACCCTACAGGCTGGTTCGAGATGGGAAGGTCCTTGATGAAGTTCGTTATCTGACAGCTATTGAAGAAGAAAAGTCCATAATTGCACCGGCAGACATCCCCCTTGATGGAGAAGGAAGATTTATCGGAGAACTTGTTTCTGCAAGAAAGGGCAGTGATTTCATCTCTGTTCCACCAGCTGAGATCAATTTGATGGATGTATCGCCGGATCAGCTTGTCAGTGTTGCAGCTGCTTCAATTCCATTTTTGGAGCATGATGATGCCAACCGAGCTCTTATGGGGTCCAATATGCAGCGGCAGGCGGTTCCTCTCTTAAGACCTGAGGCGCCCCTTGTGGGTACAGGGATGGAGGCTATTGTTGCGAGGGATTCAGGCGCAGTCGTTTTGGCGAGACGGGCAGGAGTTGTTGAACACGTTGACGCTTCACGGATTGTGATCAAGTGTGATGGAGACGGGCAGGACGAAAGTGATACAGGTGTTGATATCTATAACCTTGTAAAATATCAACGTTCAAACCAGGATACGTGCTTTAACCAGAAGCCCATTATCAAAAAGGGAGATTGGGTCAATAAGCTTGACATTATCGCTGATGGTCCTGCTACCGATACCGGTGAGCTTGCATTAGGACGAAATGTAATGGTCGCTTTCATGTCTTGGGGAGGATACAACTATGAAGATTCCATACTGGTTAGTGAAAGGCTCATAAAAGATGATATCTATACGTCGATTCACATTGAAGAATTCGAGACCATGGCGAGGGACACGAAACTAGGAAAAGAGGAAATCACAAGAGATATTCCTAATGTAGGAGAGGAAGCCCTCAGAAATCTTGATGAAAGCGGGATTGTCAGGATGGGCGTGTTTGTAAAATCCGGGGATATTCTTGTTGGGAAGATCACTCCGAAAGGTGAGACTCAATTATCGCCGGAGGAAAAATTGCTTCGTGCAATATTTGGTGAAAAGGCAAGCGATGTAAGGGACACATCTCTCCGAGTTCCCCCTGGTGTTGAAGGTACCGTGATAGACGCTAAAGTATTTACCAGAAAAGGCGCCGAAAGAGACCACAGATCGCAATTTATTGAAGACGAAGCTATGAAGGATTTATGCAAAGACCGGGATGATGAAATCAGGATAATTACCGAAAGTGTGAAAAACAATATTGCCGGTATGCTTATTGGAAAGACGTCTGCATCGAAGCTGGTCGATCCGAAGAAGAAAAAGATATTATTGAAAAAAGGAGACGCTATTGAGGGGGATGACCTGGAGAAGATACCCTTTAGCTTCTGGAAGGAAATTTCGCTAGTCGATGGGGAGGCCACGGAAGAAAAAATAAACTCTCTCTTTGCAAATTATGAGAGAAAAAAAGAGATCGTTGAAGCGTATTTTGAAGAGAAAATCGATAAACTGAAAGCAGGTGATGAGCTTCCTCCCGGTGTGATCAAAATGGTAAAAGTTTATATTGCCATTAAGAGAGGGCTCTCCGTCGGTGACAAGATGGCTGGCCGCCACGGTAATAAGGGAGTATTGTCAAGGATACTTCCGGACGAAGATATGCCGTATTTTAAGGACGGAACACCCGTTGATATTATTTTAAATCCTCTGGGGGTTCCTTCACGTATGAATGTCGGGCAGCTTCTTGAGACACATTTAGGCTGGGCTGCCAAGGGTTTAGGTGAAAAAATCAGTGCTATGTTAGAAAAACATTACAGCACCGATAAGTTGAAACAAGAATTAAAAAACATCTATTCTTCCTCTGATTTTGATAGTTTTATCGATGGTTTATCCGAGGATAAGCTGAAAGCCTTTGTCCGTAAATTAAAAAGAGGTGTTCTGGTAGCTACTCCAGTTTTCGATGGTGCAGATGAAAGCGAAATCAGAAATATACTAAAAATGGTGGACCTTCCGGAAAATGGACAGACTATTCTTTTCGATGGGAGGACCGGTGAGCCTTTTAGTCAGGAGGTCACGGTCGGCATGATTTATATGTTGAAGCTCCACCACCTTGTGGATGACAAAATTCACGCTCGGTCAATAGGTCCTTATTCTTTAGTGACACAACAACCTCTTGGTGGAAAAGCACAATTTGGTGGTCAGAGACTTGGTGAAATGGAAGTATGGGCCATGGAAGCTTATGGAGCCGCTTATGCGCTACAGGAGTTCCTGACAGTTAAGTCCGATGACGTAGCAGGGAGAACGAGGATATACGAAGCTATTGTGAAGGGTGAGCATACATTTGAACCAGGGCTTCCAGAATCTTTCAATGTTCTTGTTAAGGAACTGCAGAGTCTCTGCCTTGATGTTGAATTGATTGAAGAAGAGTAA
- the rpsL gene encoding 30S ribosomal protein S12 — protein sequence MPTVNQLVRKGRTKIQKKTTTPALAGSPQRRGVCVRVYTSTPKKPNSALRKVARVRLASGYEVTSYIPGVGHNLQEHSVVLVRGGRVKDLPGVRYHIIRGTLDAVGVQDRKQGRSKYGAKKPS from the coding sequence ATGCCGACAGTAAATCAATTGGTTCGCAAGGGAAGAACAAAGATACAAAAGAAAACTACAACACCCGCTTTAGCCGGGTCCCCGCAGAGGCGAGGAGTTTGTGTCAGGGTTTATACATCTACGCCCAAAAAGCCAAATTCTGCTTTAAGAAAAGTCGCAAGAGTTCGTCTCGCGAGCGGTTACGAGGTAACATCATATATACCGGGAGTGGGCCATAACCTTCAGGAACATTCCGTTGTTTTAGTGAGGGGTGGCAGGGTAAAGGATCTTCCTGGTGTTCGGTATCACATCATCAGGGGTACGCTGGATGCCGTCGGAGTTCAGGACAGAAAGCAGGGAAGATCAAAATACGGGGCTAAAAAGCCGAGCTAA
- the rpoC gene encoding DNA-directed RNA polymerase subunit beta', translating into MEDIFSYFEKPKDPIRFSAIKMSIASPDKILLWSHGEVKKPETINYRTFKPERDGLFCAKIFGPVKDYECLCGRYKRMKYRGVVCEKCGVEVIQSKVRRERLGHITLATPVAHIWFLKSLPSRIGNVLDLSLKELEKVLYFESWIVIDPKNTPLRKKELLSEEEVSELKEQYGEDAFEVGIGAEAVRKLLEEIDLVKTDEELRAELKSTISDTKRKKIVKRLKVIESLKKSKTNRPEWMILTVLPVIPPDLRPLVPLDGGRFATSDLNDLYRRVINRNNRLKRLQELNAPEIIVRNEKRMLQEAVDVLFDNGRRGRAITGSNKRPLRSLSDMLKGKQGRFRQNLLGKRVDYSGRSVITVGPDLRLHQCGLPKKMALELFKPFVYNRLEAKGYVTTVKSAKKMVERESAEVWDALDEVVREYPVMLNRAPTLHRLGIQAFEPILIEGKAIQLHPLVCTAFNADFDGDQMAVHVPLSIEAQTEARVLMMSTNNILSPASGKPIINPSQDIVLGIYYLTRVRSGVKGEGMIFSDPEEVRSALDVDAVDIHAKIKVRIGGELKDTTVGRVVLYESIPKEISFDFINKLMNKKELANIIDNCYRMCGAKTAVLLADRLKDLGFKYATTSGASIAIHNMVIPENKKNIVAMADGEVLKVQKQYMDGLITDGERYNKVIDIWAQATEKIAAEMMIGIGAEESEDPSGMKRKGESLNPIYMMADSGARGSAVQIRQLAGMRGLMAKPSGEIIETPITANFREGLTVLQYFISTHGARKGLADTALKTANSGYLTRRLVDVAQDCIISEINCGTIDGINVSALMEGGEIIETAGERVLGRVALEEIRDPFTAEILVHANEEIDEALAEKIDRAGIERVNLRSVLTCKSKHGVCAMCYGRDLAHGHRVNIGEAVGIIAAQSIGEPGTQLTMRTFHIGGTAKFEEQSTLEARHDGTIKYVNLNTVKSHGQDLVVMNRNGEIHVLDEQQRSRGKYTVPYGAHLKVKDGSNVKRGDLLAEWDPFSIPILAEVDGIVKYGDIIEGKTMQEQVDEVTGLSRKVIVEYKGANLRTRVSIKDEKGKTARIPGTNSVARYLLPVGANIVVSENDKVKAGDSVAKIPRETTKTKDITGGLPRVAELFEARKPREFAVISEIDGSVSYGKDAKGKRKIVITPDVGEEKEYLIPKGKHVSVQEGDRVQAGEALMDGVHNPHDLLAIKGEKALARYLVDEVQEVYRLQGVKINDKHMEIIVRQMLRRVKVKDPGDTSFIADEQVERHRFQEENEKVIARAGRPAIGEPMLLGITKASLSTQSFISAASFQETTRVLTEASLAGKIDYLRGLKENVIMGRLIPAGTGLSMYRKLGIKTVEDESSLEVENHELDEKLIEKKLDIQAAN; encoded by the coding sequence GTGGAAGACATTTTCAGTTATTTTGAAAAACCGAAAGACCCCATCAGGTTTAGTGCAATTAAAATGTCAATTGCTTCGCCGGATAAGATCCTTTTGTGGTCCCATGGTGAGGTTAAAAAACCTGAGACGATCAATTACAGGACATTCAAGCCGGAAAGAGATGGGCTTTTTTGTGCAAAAATATTCGGTCCTGTAAAGGATTATGAGTGTCTCTGCGGCCGGTATAAGCGGATGAAATATCGAGGGGTTGTATGTGAAAAATGCGGTGTGGAAGTTATCCAGTCAAAAGTCCGTAGAGAAAGACTCGGTCATATTACTTTGGCAACACCGGTGGCTCACATCTGGTTTCTCAAGAGTCTTCCAAGCCGAATTGGAAATGTCCTCGATTTAAGCCTCAAAGAACTTGAAAAGGTCCTCTATTTTGAGTCTTGGATTGTTATAGATCCGAAGAATACACCGTTGAGGAAAAAGGAACTCCTTTCTGAGGAAGAGGTAAGTGAATTAAAAGAGCAGTATGGTGAAGATGCTTTTGAAGTTGGAATTGGAGCCGAAGCTGTCAGAAAACTTCTTGAAGAAATTGATTTGGTAAAAACCGATGAAGAACTCCGCGCGGAGTTAAAATCAACCATTTCTGATACCAAAAGGAAAAAGATTGTTAAAAGATTGAAGGTAATTGAATCCCTAAAAAAATCCAAGACAAACAGACCTGAATGGATGATTCTTACCGTCTTGCCTGTTATACCTCCAGATTTGCGACCGTTAGTGCCTTTGGATGGCGGTCGTTTTGCCACATCTGACCTCAATGATCTTTACAGGCGCGTAATAAACAGGAATAATCGTTTGAAACGATTGCAGGAATTAAATGCCCCGGAAATCATCGTTAGAAATGAGAAGAGAATGCTCCAGGAAGCGGTTGATGTCCTCTTTGATAATGGGAGAAGGGGGAGGGCCATTACCGGTTCCAATAAAAGGCCCCTCAGATCCCTCTCCGACATGTTAAAAGGAAAGCAGGGCAGATTTAGACAAAACCTCCTTGGGAAAAGGGTTGATTACTCAGGACGTTCCGTCATTACCGTGGGACCGGATCTCCGACTTCATCAGTGCGGTCTTCCGAAGAAGATGGCCTTGGAACTTTTTAAACCGTTCGTCTATAACCGCCTTGAAGCAAAGGGGTATGTGACGACTGTGAAAAGTGCAAAAAAGATGGTGGAAAGGGAAAGTGCGGAAGTATGGGATGCACTGGATGAGGTGGTTCGTGAATATCCAGTTATGCTGAACAGAGCCCCCACCCTGCACAGACTCGGCATTCAGGCATTTGAGCCGATTCTCATAGAGGGAAAGGCGATACAACTCCATCCTCTTGTATGTACTGCATTTAACGCCGATTTTGATGGCGACCAGATGGCTGTGCATGTTCCCCTGTCTATTGAGGCTCAGACAGAAGCCAGAGTCCTGATGATGTCAACGAATAACATCCTTTCTCCGGCAAGTGGGAAACCAATTATTAACCCCAGTCAGGATATTGTTCTCGGGATTTATTATTTAACGAGGGTCAGATCCGGTGTAAAAGGCGAGGGAATGATCTTTTCGGATCCTGAAGAGGTTCGCAGTGCCCTCGACGTGGATGCTGTTGATATTCACGCTAAGATAAAAGTTCGTATTGGGGGTGAACTGAAGGACACAACTGTTGGCAGAGTTGTTCTTTATGAGAGTATACCCAAAGAGATATCGTTTGATTTCATTAATAAATTGATGAATAAGAAAGAACTGGCAAATATCATTGACAATTGTTACAGGATGTGTGGCGCCAAAACAGCGGTGTTGCTGGCAGATCGACTGAAAGATTTAGGATTCAAATATGCTACGACTTCGGGGGCCTCGATTGCCATCCATAATATGGTTATTCCGGAGAATAAAAAAAATATTGTCGCTATGGCCGACGGGGAAGTCTTAAAAGTACAGAAACAGTATATGGATGGTCTTATCACGGATGGTGAACGTTACAATAAGGTTATCGATATATGGGCACAGGCGACAGAAAAGATTGCCGCTGAGATGATGATTGGTATCGGAGCGGAGGAAAGTGAAGACCCCTCCGGGATGAAGAGAAAGGGAGAAAGTTTAAATCCTATCTATATGATGGCCGATTCCGGTGCGAGAGGGAGTGCCGTTCAAATCAGGCAACTTGCAGGGATGAGGGGATTGATGGCCAAACCGTCAGGGGAAATTATTGAAACTCCGATCACGGCGAACTTCCGGGAAGGTCTTACTGTTCTTCAATATTTTATTTCTACCCATGGCGCCAGGAAAGGTCTTGCCGATACCGCCCTCAAAACTGCCAATTCAGGATATCTCACCAGAAGGCTTGTTGATGTAGCCCAGGATTGTATTATCAGTGAGATTAATTGCGGTACTATCGACGGTATTAATGTTTCTGCCCTTATGGAAGGTGGGGAGATTATCGAAACAGCGGGAGAGCGAGTTCTCGGTAGGGTTGCTCTTGAAGAGATAAGAGATCCCTTTACCGCTGAAATCCTCGTCCATGCAAACGAGGAAATTGATGAAGCCCTTGCAGAAAAAATTGATAGGGCCGGTATTGAAAGGGTAAACTTAAGATCCGTTCTGACATGTAAATCAAAGCATGGTGTCTGTGCTATGTGTTATGGGAGAGACTTGGCCCACGGTCATCGTGTCAATATTGGAGAGGCTGTAGGTATTATTGCCGCCCAATCCATCGGTGAACCTGGAACCCAGCTCACAATGAGAACATTTCATATTGGCGGTACTGCAAAGTTTGAGGAACAGTCTACCCTTGAAGCAAGGCATGATGGCACGATAAAGTATGTGAATCTCAATACAGTGAAAAGTCATGGGCAGGATCTTGTTGTCATGAACAGAAATGGAGAAATTCATGTTCTTGATGAACAGCAAAGGAGCCGCGGGAAATACACGGTCCCCTATGGGGCGCACCTTAAGGTCAAGGATGGCAGCAATGTAAAGAGGGGAGATTTGCTTGCTGAATGGGATCCTTTCTCCATACCGATACTTGCTGAGGTTGACGGTATTGTAAAGTATGGTGACATCATTGAGGGAAAGACCATGCAGGAGCAAGTTGATGAAGTAACCGGTCTTTCAAGAAAGGTGATCGTCGAATATAAGGGCGCTAATTTACGTACACGAGTTTCGATCAAAGACGAGAAAGGTAAGACAGCCAGGATTCCTGGTACGAATTCGGTGGCAAGGTATCTTTTGCCTGTAGGAGCCAATATTGTCGTTTCTGAGAATGATAAGGTCAAGGCAGGTGACAGTGTTGCGAAAATTCCAAGGGAAACCACGAAAACCAAGGATATAACGGGAGGTCTTCCCAGGGTGGCTGAACTATTTGAGGCTCGAAAGCCGAGGGAATTCGCAGTCATAAGCGAGATTGATGGTTCCGTATCATACGGCAAAGACGCGAAGGGAAAGAGAAAAATCGTTATTACCCCGGATGTGGGAGAAGAAAAGGAATATCTCATTCCTAAAGGCAAGCATGTCAGTGTCCAGGAGGGAGACAGGGTTCAGGCAGGTGAGGCCCTGATGGATGGTGTTCATAATCCTCATGATCTCCTTGCGATTAAAGGTGAAAAGGCATTGGCCCGGTACCTGGTGGATGAGGTGCAAGAGGTGTACAGGCTTCAGGGTGTGAAGATCAACGACAAGCACATGGAAATAATAGTACGCCAGATGTTGCGCAGGGTAAAAGTAAAAGATCCGGGCGATACATCGTTCATAGCCGATGAGCAGGTAGAGAGACATCGCTTCCAGGAAGAGAATGAGAAGGTCATTGCCAGAGCTGGAAGACCGGCTATCGGTGAACCCATGCTTCTGGGCATTACCAAGGCATCTCTGAGTACGCAGAGTTTCATATCCGCTGCATCCTTCCAGGAGACAACGCGTGTTCTTACAGAGGCTTCTCTTGCTGGAAAGATAGATTACTTAAGGGGGCTCAAGGAGAATGTCATAATGGGGAGACTGATACCGGCTGGTACTGGTCTTTCTATGTACAGGAAGCTGGGCATCAAAACAGTAGAAGATGAAAGTTCCCTCGAAGTGGAAAACCATGAATTGGATGAAAAATTAATTGAGAAAAAGCTTGACATCCAAGCTGCGAATTGA
- the rpsG gene encoding 30S ribosomal protein S7, which translates to MPRRREITKREVIPDPKYNNKLVAKFINSLLRKGKKSIAESIFYGAFDIIEKRTKEQPVEVFEKAVNNVKPVIEVKSRRVGGSTYQVPTEVMPGRRVALAIRWLILHSKERAEKTMREKLAAELIDAANNRGTSVKKKEGVHKMAEANKAFAHYRF; encoded by the coding sequence ATGCCGAGAAGAAGAGAGATTACCAAAAGAGAAGTAATACCAGATCCCAAGTATAACAATAAACTTGTGGCGAAATTTATTAATAGTCTTTTGAGGAAGGGCAAAAAAAGCATTGCGGAGTCTATTTTCTACGGGGCCTTCGATATCATTGAAAAGAGGACGAAAGAACAACCGGTGGAAGTTTTTGAAAAGGCTGTAAATAATGTCAAGCCCGTGATAGAAGTAAAATCAAGGCGTGTAGGTGGGTCTACGTATCAGGTACCAACGGAAGTTATGCCGGGCAGAAGGGTTGCTCTGGCAATTCGCTGGTTAATTCTCCATTCAAAAGAACGTGCCGAAAAAACCATGAGAGAAAAGCTGGCAGCAGAGTTGATCGATGCCGCCAACAACAGAGGTACTTCTGTCAAAAAGAAAGAAGGCGTTCACAAGATGGCAGAGGCAAACAAAGCGTTTGCCCATTACCGGTTTTAG